The Streptomyces sp. NBC_01268 genome window below encodes:
- a CDS encoding SRPBCC family protein: protein MSRINASVDISRRPEDVFAYVTDPSHLPEWQESAVAVRRTAGTPGTIGQQVAVTRRMGRRDFDMTMELTQLDPPHSWHVHGVDGPVRGDVQGTIEPLDAGERSRLTLSLDFEGHGIGKALVPLVVKPHARKEMARDEQKLKGILEASTA from the coding sequence ATGTCCAGGATCAACGCCTCCGTCGACATCTCCCGTCGCCCCGAAGACGTCTTCGCCTACGTGACCGACCCCTCCCACCTGCCGGAATGGCAGGAGAGCGCGGTCGCCGTGCGGCGGACCGCCGGCACCCCCGGCACGATCGGGCAGCAGGTCGCCGTCACCCGGCGCATGGGGCGCCGGGACTTCGACATGACGATGGAGCTGACCCAGCTCGACCCGCCGCACAGCTGGCACGTCCATGGCGTGGACGGTCCCGTCCGCGGTGACGTCCAGGGCACCATCGAGCCGCTCGACGCCGGCGAGCGCTCACGGCTGACGCTCTCGCTCGACTTCGAGGGCCACGGCATCGGCAAGGCGCTCGTCCCCCTGGTCGTCAAACCGCACGCCCGCAAGGAGATGGCGCGGGACGAGCAGAAGCTGAAGGGGATCCTGGAGGCCTCCACCGCCTGA